CGCGCACGCCGATGCTTTTCGAATATGGCGACGAGTTTGCGACATTCGTCTCAAATTTCGATCCGGCGCGCGATCTTCCTTATCTTCCGGACGTCGCGCGGCTGGAATATGCCGTCGGCCAAGCCTATCACGCCGCTGACGCCGCGCCGCTGCCGTTGGAATTGATCCGCGCCCTGGCGCTCGATCGATTGGAGAGCGCAACGGCTGCTCTACATCCCTCGACGCACGTGATCGCATCAAAACATCCGATCGTTTCGATCTGGCGATGGCACATGTCGGATGAAAAGACGAAGCCACTGGAATTGAACCGCGGCGAAGAGGCGCTTGTCGTCCGTCCCGAGCTGGCGATCAAGGTAGCGGCCCTTCCCGCCGGAGGAACGGCCTTCGTCGATGCGCTTAGGAGCGGAAGAACATTCGGCGAAGCCGTGAATGCGGCGACCGGCGTCGCGGCGGATTTCAAACTGACGGACTGCTTGCGCGAGCTTCTCTTGACTGGAGCCTTCGTGGCCGTCAGCGTCGCGCACTGAACTTAAAAAACGCGTTTTGGCGTGGCCGCGGCGATTATTGATGGAGCTTGAGCGCAATGAATTTCATAAGAAAGATCGCACGCTGGTTGGATGCGATCCCCTATTCGCTGATCGCGCTATTTCTGCGCATCGTCGCCGCGCATCCGTTCTTCGTCTCCGGTCAGACAAAGATTGAAGGACCAACTCTCGGCCGCGAAATTTTCGGTCTTGATCTGTCGTTCCAGATTCCGACAGCGGTGCGCAGCGCGACCTTCGCGCTATTCGCCGACGAATATAAACTGCCGCTCATTTCGCCGACCGCCGCCGCCTATGTGGCGAGCGGCCTCGAATTCGTCCTGCCTCTGCTGCTTTTCCTTGGGCTTTTGACGCGCTTGTCGGCGTCCATTCTTCTGGCGATGACAATCGTCATCCAGATCTTCGTTTATCCCGATGCGTGGTGGACGGTCCACGCCTATTGGATGGCGATCCTCACCGTGTTGATCGCCCGTGGGCCCGGCGCGATCTCTTTGGACCATCTGCTGTTTCGAGCGTGGTCGCCGAGGCGCGCTTAAGGCGCCTCGACATAGACAACAGATCCTGTCTGCTGGGGCGCAGTGTGTGCGTGAGCCAAACCGACCCCGATTCCGAAGAAGATGACCGACCCGATGATGGCTCCGACGATCGCGCTGGAAAATTTCGACATAACGTCCTCCTGTTGTTTTGCTGAGGAGAACGCTACCCGTTACAGAACCGAGCGAATGTGCGCCTACGCACGCGGCCCTCACGAGGACCGATCGTCGCCTGGCTTCTCTGCGCCTTCAGCAGGAATTGCCTCAGCGGCGGTTTACCCACACGCCGAGGACCGCTCCGCCGATCGCGCCGGCGAGGGCGCACACGAATGCAACGGAAAGTCCTGCCGCGGCGACGCCCAAACCTGCGGCCAGCGCCGAGCCGATTCCGGCAAAGGCGAGCGGAGCCGTCGCGCCGCTGATGTCGTCAGAGGTCTTTGCGTCTGTCTTGGCGAATGTCTTGGCGTATGGCTCGGCCATCTTCGGTGTCTTGGCCATTGTTCTGATCCTCGCTTGCGCTCAGGCCTTCCGCCTGATTGCGCTTGCAAGACAGATAGGGCGCCTCTCTCCACCGGGGCATACTTGCCGTAAGGCGGCGCTAAGGACTCTGAAGCAGATTAAGGAAGGGTGGCTCGAGCGCTGCGCGCTTCGTGCGGGGCCGCGCTCCTAGCGGGTCTTTTAATCCGCGTCTGCGCTGCCGCCTCAGGCGCGACGGGCGGGACTTGTTAGGATCACCGGCGGCGTAACGGGTAATCTTTGCTGTCGTAAAGCGGCCGAATCTCGCGGCCGAAAAAGTGCTGTTCATCGACTTCGAGGGAACAGCTGGCGAGCGCTTTTGGCGTAAGCTCCTCTACGGCGAAGCGTATGGCCTCCGAGGCGTGCGCGAAGCGCCGAAAATTGAGGGACTTCGAATTCGAATTGGCAGCCTTGGAAAAAAAGAGGGCGGCTTCCGTTCGATATTGCTTCGCGTCCATCGACCCCTCCAGAAACTATTGCATGAAGTCTTCCCGCGCGACGAGTTCGAGAGCGGATTCTACGGCGACCCTTTCCTGCCCATCGCGTTCCCTCTTCATCCGGTACTGCAGGCCGGCGCCGGCGTCGGGCAGATGGCGCGTGACGCTGAACGAATCCGTTCCCGTCGCGGCCCCGAATTTTTGGATCACACGAACCCCGATCGCGAATTTATGCGATGGGGCGGCGGTAAGCCTTTGCGCCGGACGCCGAAAGCTTCGGATCGCGTCGTTGTCATTGGTCATGTGGAGGCGCTCCTCAAGTGATCGTCATGAGCGCATTCAGGCGCTGGAGCCTGCCATGCGCTCGACTTACCGCCGTCGCTTCGCTTCGGCTTCGCGCGCCTGGAGCTTTTCAACGGTCTGCCAGGACGAATCCTTGACGACCGCCGCACCCCCGTCGCGGGGTTTGTCTTTCTTGGGCTTTTTCGCTTCGCGATTACTGCGCCGTTGGCCTTTAGCCATGTCCGCCCCCTTCGTGTGAATGGGCCTCGCGCTGAACGTCCACTGCTGCGCTATCTTGCGCGGACGCTAAAAAAAGTCGTTCCTCATAAAGGAACTTCGCCGGCCCCTGGCGATCAGCCATATTTTCGGCTGGTCCGCCAGGGGCCAAGTCAATGGTTAGGCTGCGACTTGCAGCTGATCCGCCGATGACTTTCCGCTACGACGATCGATGGCGATTTCGTAGTTGAGCTTCTGGCCTTCTGCGAGACCCATAAGTCCCGCGCGCTCAACCGCGCTGATGTGGACGAATACGTCCGGGCCGCCGGACTCCGGCTGGATGAAGCCAAAGCCCTTTTGGGCGTTGAACCATTTTACGATACCGGTCTGCATGACATGTCCTTTCGAGAACAGCTGTCTGCGCCACGCAAGATTGCGTGGCGCTTGGGGATCGAAGTTCTGGAGAGGAAGTCAGAAGCCGACGCGCCAAGGGAGCGGAAGCAAGATCATTCGGCCGAAAACTCGATAATCAACAATTAGCGCATATCGGCGAAAATACAAGCTGAAACGCGGGAAGAACTGAGCGAATATGACGCCTCGGCCGGCCTTCGAAGGCGAAACATTCCGACCCGTTGATGGATGCAAGAATAGGTTCAGCTTCAACTTCGAGACGAAATAAGGTCCAAAAGAAATTGCTTTCATCGGTCGCAACGCCCATTTCGTGAACACGCCCGGCTTCGCGGCAGAGCGCCAAGCGAAGGAGCAAGGGTGATGAATGAAAAAGCCACTCTCCGATTTGCATCATCCGCGTGGTGGGCTGAACATCCCCGGACCAACCTCGTGGTTGTGCACGCGATTCTCTCGCTCTCCACCTCTGACCGGACCCCAGAGCAGATATGGCTCTCGCCGACCACCGACGAGTGGCGAAAAGTTGCTGAACTCGCCGCGGACTGCTGCGATGACGGCGATTTGGCGTTGACCGGCGACAGGATGGCGTGGCGCATCCTGTCGAGAACATTTCGCGGAGACGCGCCGCCTTTCTCGATCTAAAGGCGTCGGGCGCCAGTAGCGGAAGGCCGCTCCGACTTTCTGCCCCATTCCGCCTAAATAGACGGCTGACTCGCCAGCTCCGGCGCGTCATCCGCAACGCTCGCGAGTAGGCCAGCAAGTTTCAATTCGCATTCGATCGCGGAAACTCCAGCTTGAACGTCGCGCCGCCGCCGGGCGTGTCCTCGACCCAGATATGGCCGCCGTGTGCGTCCACGATTTCCTTGGCGACGGCCAGGCCAAGGCCCGTGCCGGGAGTGGTTTCGTTCTTTCGCCAGAATGCCTCGAAGACCATTTCTCGGTCCGCTTCTTCGACGCCGCAACCGTGATCGATCACTTCGAGCGTAGCGTTCTCGGCGACACGAACATGAACCGCGCCGCCTTCCGGCTCGGCGCGAAGAGCATTGTCGATGACATTCGCGATGACCGACTCGAGCGCCGGCCGATTCCCCTTGACGAGCACCGGCGCGCTCGGCGACTCCAGAACGATCCGGCGTCGCGCCTTCAACGCGAGAAGCGCCGCGTCTGCGATCATCGTTCGCGCCAACTCGACGAGATTGATCGTTTCATCGAGCTTTGTCGTTTGTTCTCCGAGCCTGGCCGAAGCGAGCAGCTGCTCGACGATGTTGCGTATCCGACGATGGTCCCGTTTCAGATCGTTCTTGAAGGTCGGTTCCTCCGGCGCGTCGAGCCGTACGCCAAGAACATTGACGGGGGTGCGGAGTTCATGGGCCGCATTTGCCGCAAAGCGCTTCTGTCGGGCGACGCCAGCGTCGAGCCGCGCCAAGGCGTCGTTTACCGCGTCAACGAGCGGTCCGACTTCGCTCGATACGTCATTTGCGTCGAGGCGTTGGTGCAGGGAGTTCATGTCGATGCCGGCGGCTTGTTCCGCCGCGCGTCTGAGCGGCCTCAATCCCCATCGCACCGCGAACCAGGCTGCGACTGCTGACATTACGGTCGCCATGACAAAGTACCAGATCAACCAGCGCATGTCCTCGACGGCGACGTAGAAAATGTCGCTCCAGCGGAATTTCTGTCCGTAGACGGCGATGTGGAGCCTGCCAAAGGGAGTCCACAGCGGCTCCATAAGGCCTGCACGGATGGCGCTCGGATCGCCCGGCAAAACAAAATGCACATGGGTCGGACTGATCTCGATGAGCGACCTCAGCATCGCGACAAGCTCGGGCGATGAGCCTGCAACGGGATCGCGGCTCAGACCTTTGAAGGCGGCGAACTTCATGCCGGGGGCGCGCGCCAGGTCTTCGAGCAAGTCGGGCGTCGGCCTGAACTCCAGCATCATTGCGTCATTCATCGCTAATGAGGCGACGACCTGCTTTTTTGCGCGAATCGCCGACAACTCGTCGAGCGAAGTGGCGAAAATGTCGACGCCTGCGAGGCCAAGGCCGATCGTAAAGAGCCAAGCGATCGTAAAGGCGATGATCTGAGCAAAGAATAGACAGCCGACAATACGCAATACGAGAGAATGTCGTCTCAATTGAACGGCTCCGTCGCCATATAGCCAACGCCGCGAACAGTGTGGATGACGACTCCGGCATCCCATGCGATGAGCCGTCGCCGCAAGCGGGAGACGGCCGTGTCGAGCGTATTGTCCTGAACGTCGTCGTGTGGAGAGAAGACCTCGTCGAGAAGAGTCTCGCGCGAAACCACACGATTGACCCGCCGTAGAAGCGAATCGAGCAGAACCAATTCTCGCCGGTGCAGCGTGACGATTTTGTTCGAGATACGGACGTCGCGCGTCGTGAGGTCAAAAGATAGCGCGCCCACGACGATCGGCTTTGGCGCGCCGCTTCCCGGACGCCGAACGCAGGCCCGTATTCTCGCGACCAACTCCTCTCCCTGGAATGGCTTCGTCACATAGTCGTCCGCGCCGAGATCGAAGCTCGACACCTTTTCTCCCGTGTCATCCATTGCCGTCAGCACCATGACGCGAATGCCCGGCCGCAGTTGCCGCGCAAGCGGCATGAGCGACAGCCCATCGCCATCAGGCAGACGACGATCGAGCAGGAGGAGGTCGTAATTGGAGCCTTCGACGGCTTCTCGCGCAGCGCTCAGACAGCTGGCTTGATCAACGTCGAAACCGGCCTGGGCGACTAACGACGCCGTCAACCGCGCCGCATCCAGTTCGTCTTCAACCAACAATATTCGCATGTGGGCGCCGCTCCCCTTCGCGCCGTTGATTATCGAATTTGGTCGCTAAATTCGCAAGACAGGACAGATCCGCGCGAAGGGCCGGCTGTTGCCCGAAAGACACAGCGTCTCGGATTCGCGCCAAAATTTCTCACGTCAGACTCATGTCAGGCGCATCAGCTCCGCTTTGGCTATTTATTCTCCACCAGGCGAAGAACGGCGACGATGCGGCAGATCGGAAATCCCGCGACAAAGACGAGCGAGAACGCTGATAGGCGTCTCGGACGCGTTCGCGCGGCTCTGTTCGGCTTTGTCGCATTTGTCATGACGCTTCAGGCAGTTGTTCTCGCTTCGCCCTGGGCGCAAAGCGCTTCTCATGAAGAGATTGCCGCGGTCTCGATCGCGGCCGTCGTCGATTGTGCGCAAGATGACTCGCGCCTGCCGGCGAGCGACGGTCACGCGCATAAGTGCTCTTTGGCTGGCCTCTGTTGCTTGGCAGGTTGCGAGGCGCAGACGTTTGCTCTCCCGGGAGCGGCATTTAGCCTCGCGCCCTGGAGCCGATTGGCGACCGACGCTGTTAAGCCGCACGATCCCGCACGCAGCCGACTCGCGCTTGCCGGTTGGGCGAGCGCCTGGTCCTCGCGCGCCCCGCCGCAGACTGCCTGATTCGCGACCCGCGCCCTAAGCTCACCTCTTTTTCTTCTCGTCTGCTCGAGCGCCGTGACAATCGCTCTGGAGTTTCTCAATGAACTCGTCCGTTCTACTGTGCGGCGTCGCCTCCGGCGCGCTGACCTTGCTCATCTCTTATGACGCCCGCGCCCAACAAGCGCTGCCGACGATCGACGTTGGTGGAGCGCGTCGCGCGCCGACGACACGCGGCGCGGGAGAGCCCAATTCGACGCCGAGCGCGGCCGCCGCCGGCCAAGCGGCCGCTTCTGAGCCGGGGGTTGCATCTCGCTTCCCAAGCGAGCCGAAGACGCCCGAGGAAGGCTATGTCGTGCGAAACGCCTCGACAGGCACAAAGGCGGATATTCCGATCAGGGAGACGCCTGTCACGATCAATGTCGTTCCCAAGCAGGTCATGATCGACCAGAACGACACCAATATCCAAGAAGCTCTCGAAAATGTGCCCAGCGTTCATTCGAACAGCAACGAGCTGGAAGGCTACAATTTCACCATTCGCGGATTTAGAAGCCTTTACATCTATCGCAATAACCTCGCGATACCGGCTGGCGAGGGCAATCCAGGCGGGTTCGACACAGCCAACCTCGAGCGCATCGAGGTCTTGAAAGGTCCGGCCTCCGTTCTCTACGGGCGCGCGGAACCAGGAGGCCTGATAAATCTCATCACCAAGCAACCATTGGATCAGCCGCTCTTTCGCGTTGAACAGCAGATCGGCTCTTTCGATCATTATCGCACGCAGTGGGATATTTCGCAGCCGGTGGCGCAAGTCCCCGGTCTCGCTTACCGCGTTTCCGGCGCTTACCAGACCAACGGTTCGTTCCGCGCCTTTCAGGGTGGCGAGCGCGTGCTCATCGCGCCGGTCGTCAGCTATCGACCGAGCGACTGGACGGAGTTTACCGTCGACACGCAATTTCTCGGTCAACATGCCCAAAGCGATACAGGCGTCCCGATTTTTGGCGCCCGTCCCGCGCCGATCCCGTTGAGCCGCTCCTTTCAGGAGCCAAACGACCCGCGCGACCGGGTCGACAGCTTCAACATTGGCTACAAATTCAGACAAAACCTCAATGAAGATTGGAAGGTCACCAACCGTTTTAATTACGCGGCGACGCCATATTTTTCTAAGCCCAATGTCGTAGGCTTTTGCGCGGATCCGACATTCTGCGTTGACGCCGATGGCCGCACGCTGCAGCGCTACGTGCAATATCAGTTCCTGGACGGCAATGCCTTCTCAACGAATATCGATTTAGAAGGCAAATTTGTCGCGCTCGGCGGAAAGCATATTTTCCTGATGGGGCTCGATTATCTAAACGGCTATTACGACTATTATTTCAGTAATGGAGCCGGAACCTTCCCCATCGATATGTACTCTCCGGTTTATGGAACCGTCCCGTCTTTTGCCTATTGGGATGCGAAGATCGGCACTGGTTTCAAGGGCCATTCGTCCGTCCTCACGCGGCAAAAGGGCTTCTATGTTCAGGACCATGTGACGTGGTTCGATACGCTGCATGTGATGCTCGGCGCGCGTTATGATGTTGGCGACGTGACGGTCGGAAGCGTGGATGGCGGCTTCGATCCCGTGACGGATGCGCCTCTCTACAATTCGAGCAAACAGTTGGCGATCGCTGATCGTCTCGCTTCGCCAACGCTGGTCGATACGGCTTGGAGCCCGCGTGCGGGCGTCGTCTACGATGTCTTGCCCGAGCTCAGTGTTTACGGGAGCTATTCGCAATCATTTGGCCTGAACAACGGCATCTCCGCCGATGGGCAGCCGTTTCCGGCGCAGCGCGGCAAGCAATGGGAAGTTGGCCTAAAGTCGGAGCCCCTTCCGGGCCTATCGGCGACGCTCGCCTTCTATCAAATCACCAAGTCCGGCGTTCTGACCCGTGATTTTTCCTCGCCTAATCCAGCCGCCGTTTCGGCGGGAGGTTTGCAACGTAGCCGCGGAATCGAGCTCGACGTTATGGGGCGGGTTTACGATCGCATCGCGATCATCGCCAATTATGCGTATATGGACGCGAAGGTGATTTCAGACTCCGCTAAGGATCCCCTGGATCCGTACGGCAGCGGCTTTCTGTATAATCACCTCGTCAATGCGCCGCGCCACGCGGGAAAAATATTCGCCACTTACGATTTCGGCGAAAATGGCCTTGGCTTACGCGCAGGCGTCGGCGTAACCGCCTCGACGCATGTGTGGGGCGATCTGCAAAATACTTTTCTGCTGCCCGGATGGGCGCGGCTCGACGGATTCGCCAGCTACGCGACGCTTGTCGAAGGCCATAAGGTCACCGCGCAGCTCAATCTCAAGAACATCAACAATGCGCAATATTTTACCGGCGTCGACAATTACTTTAACGCGTCGGCGCGTTTCAACGCGCTGCCCGCCCCGCCTTTCACCGCGACAGGCCAGATCAGAGTGGAGTTCTAGCGATGCCGCGCGCGCTGTTCGTATGGCTGCATCGCTGGGCGGGACTGGCGATGGCGGGCTTTTTGATCGTGGTCGGGCTGACGGGAAGCCTGCTCGCCTTCTGGCTTGAGATCAATCAATGGCTCACGCCCGAGCTCTATCCCGGCCCCCGCGCCGGGATAGAGCTTGACGCAGCAGCCCTCGCAAGGCGTGCTGAAACCTTGGTGCCGGGCGCGCAACCGCGCACCGTGTATCTCGGCTACCCTGGTTCCGCTCAGATCGGCATGGAGGCGCGCGATGGCGCGCCGCTGCTCGACTTCGAATACATCCATCTCGATCCGATCGATGGCCGTGAACTCGGGCGCGTCACATGGCATGGGCTGCCCAGACGCAAGAACGACATCATGCCCTTCGTCTACGGCCTGCACATGTATCTCGCGATGAGCGGCATCGGCGAGTGGATTCTCGGCGCGGTGGCGCTCATCTGGACGATCGACTGCTTCGTCGGCTTCTATCTGACGTTGCCCGCGCCGAGCGAACGCTCACGCAAAGGGTTCTTCGCGCGCTGGACGCCGTCATGGCAGGTGAAGCTCAGAAGCTCCTTCTATCGCGCCAACTTCGATCTGCATCGCGCGAGCGGCCTGTGGCTCTGGGCGATGCTCCTCGTCTACGCCTGGTCGAGCGTGTTTTTCACGCTGCCGAATTTCTATACGCGCGCAACGCAGCTCGTTCTCGATTACGAGCCGCCGGTCTGGGCGCAGGCGGGAACGCCGCAGACCGACGCGCGTCCGCCCATGGAATGGGAGGCGGCGCAGGCGACCGGCGAGCGGCTGATGGCCGATATGGCGCGCGAGCACGACTTTGCGATCGAACGACCGCTGGCGCTCTACAATCTGCGCGAAAAGGGCCTTTACGAATATCGCGTGCGCTCGTCGCGCGACATTGGCGACAAGGCGGGCTCGACCTCGATCCTGTTCGATTCGCGCTCAGGCGAACTGAAGACCCTCAGCCTGCCGACCGGCCATCGCAGCGGAACGACGCTGACCACCTGGCTCGTCGAGCTGCACACGGCCAATCTCTTCGGTCTTCCCTACCGCATCTTCGTCTGCGCGCTGGGGCTCGTCGTGGCGATGCTCTCCGTCACCGGCGTTTACATCTGGTGGAAGAAGCGTTCGGCGCGGCTGGCGCATGTGCGGCGGACGGAGCCGCGGCCGGCGCCGGCGGAGCGAACGCCCGCGTAATTTTGATGCGGATGCTTTGTTGATTGAGGCGGAGCGACAAATGGATTTCGATCAGGTCAAACGCGGTCATTTCATCCATCACCTGCGCCGCGCGCTGCCGCTTTCGGCCCATGCCCGGCCGGCGCTTATCGCATTTCTGCGCGAACGCCGCATCGTCACGCGCGGCGCGATGCGACTCGTCATTCTCGATATTTTCGACGCCGGCGACGCGAGCGGCGTCATGTGCCGCTTTGCCATCGCCGAGGATAGCGAGGCCTCGAGCTTCATCGCGCCGCTGGCGCAAGTCGCGCTCGAGCGCAGACATTCCGCCCGCTTGCGCGCCAGGCGCCGGGGACAGCCGCCGCCGCCTGGCGCGGCATGAGGGCGACGCTCGTCGCTTTGCTTTGTATATGCGTCGGCGCCGCGCAGGCGCGCGCCGAGGAGCCGCGGGAGGACGAAGGCAAGGAGACACTGCAAAGCGAGGGCAAAAGGCGCGGCAAAGAGAAGAGCGGCGCCAAAGAGCAGAACAAGGAGCAGAACAAGGAGCGCAGCCAAGTCGAGCGGCGCGCCGACGCGCCCAATGCGCAGACGCTCGGGCGCGACCAGAGCGGCGTCTATGTCAACGCGCCGGCGACCAACTCCGCCTTTTCGCCCGAATTCGTCATGCGCGGCTTTCCCGCCGGGGTGACGCTGTTCGACGGCGCTTCGCATGGCTTCACCGCCCAAAACGTCGATCTCTCCACCGTCGATCATGTCGAATTCTACAAGGGGCCAAGCGCCATGCTGTTCGGCAAGGCGCTCGGGGGCTACGGCGGCGCCGCCGATTACATCCGCAAGGGGCCGACGCAGGAGACCTTCGCCCGCGCCGTCGCCACCAAGGCGAGTTTCGACGTCACGAGGTTCACCGCCGATATCAACGCGCCGCTCAATGACGACAAGAGCCTCTTGTTTCGCACGACCGGCTCGACCCAGAGCCTCGGGAGCTTCGTCGATTTCACGCGCACCCGCAGCTTCGATATCGCGCCGATGCTCGCTTTCACCGCCGACAATGGCGACCGCGTCAGCCTGCGCGCCGAGCACAATGGCGCAAGGCTCGTCTGGCGCGACGGCCTGCCCGCCGATCCGGTGTTTCAGCATGTCCCCAAGGAGTTCTACGCCGGACTTCCGGCAAATGAACATGAAACCCCCTTCTTCGACGATCTCACCTTGCGCTATGAGCACGCCTTCAACAAGGACTGGAAGATCGCCGCGGTCGTCGACTATTTCCTCTATGCCGACCGCTGGGGCTGGTTCACCGGCTGGGGCTATGACGGATTCCAATCCGTCGTCTTCGGCAGTCCGGTCCGCGCCCGCACCGCCAATCGCAGCTTCGATGCGCAGTTGCGCCTCAATGGCCGCTTCGACACGGGCTTTCTCTCCCACACCGTCTTTCTCGGCCTCGAACATTGGGACTTCTATTTCGGCTACAACAATGACGTCGCACGCTATGAGGCGACGCCGCTCAATATCTTCGCGCCCGTCTATTCGCCGGGCGTCAGTTACGCCGGGGCGTTCTGGTCGAATGGCGTCGCGCGCGCCATCAGCCGCTCGGCCTATGGCCAGGACCTCATCGATCTCAACGAGAACTGGCGCATTCTTGTCGGCGGGCGCTACGATCTTCTTTCGCAGCGCGAACGCGTCTTTGATCCCTTCGGCGCACTGACCGGCGAGCCGACATCGAGCCTGAGCAAGGGCTTCAAAGGCTATTTTTCCCCACGCGCCGGCATTCTCTATCGGCCGAACGAGGAGACGCAGTTCTTCGCCGCTTAC
This window of the Methylocystis hirsuta genome carries:
- a CDS encoding TonB-dependent receptor — protein: MRATLVALLCICVGAAQARAEEPREDEGKETLQSEGKRRGKEKSGAKEQNKEQNKERSQVERRADAPNAQTLGRDQSGVYVNAPATNSAFSPEFVMRGFPAGVTLFDGASHGFTAQNVDLSTVDHVEFYKGPSAMLFGKALGGYGGAADYIRKGPTQETFARAVATKASFDVTRFTADINAPLNDDKSLLFRTTGSTQSLGSFVDFTRTRSFDIAPMLAFTADNGDRVSLRAEHNGARLVWRDGLPADPVFQHVPKEFYAGLPANEHETPFFDDLTLRYEHAFNKDWKIAAVVDYFLYADRWGWFTGWGYDGFQSVVFGSPVRARTANRSFDAQLRLNGRFDTGFLSHTVFLGLEHWDFYFGYNNDVARYEATPLNIFAPVYSPGVSYAGAFWSNGVARAISRSAYGQDLIDLNENWRILVGGRYDLLSQRERVFDPFGALTGEPTSSLSKGFKGYFSPRAGILYRPNEETQFFAAYGKSLIPNTGVRIQSGEAPPPQQDSQYELGLRREFLDRKMSFEVGLFDVTRDNVAIPNPANPSGFYSVVTGQQHSHGIEVNLGGEILPNLKINAVATFLHALVSKDDNIPSQQGSDLLGAPRRVYSFSANYAFDSGDLKGLELGASYYYASRLDATLPNTYGFTLAPQQMLGASLGYTLNDNLKLEIDAANLTNQSNWTSNGALYHGEPRTVSASLSYKY
- a CDS encoding DNA-binding domain-containing protein, with amino-acid sequence MTTSADFDQGAFVRALLDPELPPPKGVEASHGFPPKRRFAVYRNNVCVGLVDALAERFPICLQLVGDEFFRAMATCYVRERLPRTPMLFEYGDEFATFVSNFDPARDLPYLPDVARLEYAVGQAYHAADAAPLPLELIRALALDRLESATAALHPSTHVIASKHPIVSIWRWHMSDEKTKPLELNRGEEALVVRPELAIKVAALPAGGTAFVDALRSGRTFGEAVNAATGVAADFKLTDCLRELLLTGAFVAVSVAH
- a CDS encoding PepSY-associated TM helix domain-containing protein, which produces MPRALFVWLHRWAGLAMAGFLIVVGLTGSLLAFWLEINQWLTPELYPGPRAGIELDAAALARRAETLVPGAQPRTVYLGYPGSAQIGMEARDGAPLLDFEYIHLDPIDGRELGRVTWHGLPRRKNDIMPFVYGLHMYLAMSGIGEWILGAVALIWTIDCFVGFYLTLPAPSERSRKGFFARWTPSWQVKLRSSFYRANFDLHRASGLWLWAMLLVYAWSSVFFTLPNFYTRATQLVLDYEPPVWAQAGTPQTDARPPMEWEAAQATGERLMADMAREHDFAIERPLALYNLREKGLYEYRVRSSRDIGDKAGSTSILFDSRSGELKTLSLPTGHRSGTTLTTWLVELHTANLFGLPYRIFVCALGLVVAMLSVTGVYIWWKKRSARLAHVRRTEPRPAPAERTPA
- a CDS encoding sensor histidine kinase, which encodes MRRHSLVLRIVGCLFFAQIIAFTIAWLFTIGLGLAGVDIFATSLDELSAIRAKKQVVASLAMNDAMMLEFRPTPDLLEDLARAPGMKFAAFKGLSRDPVAGSSPELVAMLRSLIEISPTHVHFVLPGDPSAIRAGLMEPLWTPFGRLHIAVYGQKFRWSDIFYVAVEDMRWLIWYFVMATVMSAVAAWFAVRWGLRPLRRAAEQAAGIDMNSLHQRLDANDVSSEVGPLVDAVNDALARLDAGVARQKRFAANAAHELRTPVNVLGVRLDAPEEPTFKNDLKRDHRRIRNIVEQLLASARLGEQTTKLDETINLVELARTMIADAALLALKARRRIVLESPSAPVLVKGNRPALESVIANVIDNALRAEPEGGAVHVRVAENATLEVIDHGCGVEEADREMVFEAFWRKNETTPGTGLGLAVAKEIVDAHGGHIWVEDTPGGGATFKLEFPRSNAN
- a CDS encoding response regulator transcription factor, whose product is MRILLVEDELDAARLTASLVAQAGFDVDQASCLSAAREAVEGSNYDLLLLDRRLPDGDGLSLMPLARQLRPGIRVMVLTAMDDTGEKVSSFDLGADDYVTKPFQGEELVARIRACVRRPGSGAPKPIVVGALSFDLTTRDVRISNKIVTLHRRELVLLDSLLRRVNRVVSRETLLDEVFSPHDDVQDNTLDTAVSRLRRRLIAWDAGVVIHTVRGVGYMATEPFN
- a CDS encoding DoxX family membrane protein; its protein translation is MNFIRKIARWLDAIPYSLIALFLRIVAAHPFFVSGQTKIEGPTLGREIFGLDLSFQIPTAVRSATFALFADEYKLPLISPTAAAYVASGLEFVLPLLLFLGLLTRLSASILLAMTIVIQIFVYPDAWWTVHAYWMAILTVLIARGPGAISLDHLLFRAWSPRRA
- a CDS encoding TonB-dependent siderophore receptor, which gives rise to MNSSVLLCGVASGALTLLISYDARAQQALPTIDVGGARRAPTTRGAGEPNSTPSAAAAGQAAASEPGVASRFPSEPKTPEEGYVVRNASTGTKADIPIRETPVTINVVPKQVMIDQNDTNIQEALENVPSVHSNSNELEGYNFTIRGFRSLYIYRNNLAIPAGEGNPGGFDTANLERIEVLKGPASVLYGRAEPGGLINLITKQPLDQPLFRVEQQIGSFDHYRTQWDISQPVAQVPGLAYRVSGAYQTNGSFRAFQGGERVLIAPVVSYRPSDWTEFTVDTQFLGQHAQSDTGVPIFGARPAPIPLSRSFQEPNDPRDRVDSFNIGYKFRQNLNEDWKVTNRFNYAATPYFSKPNVVGFCADPTFCVDADGRTLQRYVQYQFLDGNAFSTNIDLEGKFVALGGKHIFLMGLDYLNGYYDYYFSNGAGTFPIDMYSPVYGTVPSFAYWDAKIGTGFKGHSSVLTRQKGFYVQDHVTWFDTLHVMLGARYDVGDVTVGSVDGGFDPVTDAPLYNSSKQLAIADRLASPTLVDTAWSPRAGVVYDVLPELSVYGSYSQSFGLNNGISADGQPFPAQRGKQWEVGLKSEPLPGLSATLAFYQITKSGVLTRDFSSPNPAAVSAGGLQRSRGIELDVMGRVYDRIAIIANYAYMDAKVISDSAKDPLDPYGSGFLYNHLVNAPRHAGKIFATYDFGENGLGLRAGVGVTASTHVWGDLQNTFLLPGWARLDGFASYATLVEGHKVTAQLNLKNINNAQYFTGVDNYFNASARFNALPAPPFTATGQIRVEF
- a CDS encoding cold-shock protein, coding for MQTGIVKWFNAQKGFGFIQPESGGPDVFVHISAVERAGLMGLAEGQKLNYEIAIDRRSGKSSADQLQVAA